One part of the [Pantoea] beijingensis genome encodes these proteins:
- the mobB gene encoding molybdopterin-guanine dinucleotide biosynthesis protein MobB: MVPLLAIAARSGTGKTTLLKQLIPVLKARGIRPGVIKHTHHNMDVDTPGKDSYELRKSGADQVMIASQQRWALIVEAPRHEELDLQYLAAQMDASQLDIILVEGFKHEQIAKIALWREEHSSNISELLDKHVIAVASDSELNVDVPVLDLNNPEQIADFIINWLILFSRKANTERIISM, translated from the coding sequence ATGGTGCCATTACTTGCTATCGCCGCCCGGAGCGGTACCGGTAAAACGACCCTACTTAAACAGCTTATTCCTGTCTTGAAAGCACGTGGTATCCGCCCCGGAGTCATTAAACATACCCATCATAATATGGACGTTGATACACCAGGAAAAGATAGCTATGAATTACGTAAATCCGGCGCCGATCAGGTGATGATTGCCAGTCAGCAACGCTGGGCGCTGATCGTTGAGGCCCCCCGGCATGAAGAACTTGATCTACAATATTTAGCCGCTCAAATGGATGCGTCTCAACTCGATATCATCCTCGTTGAAGGCTTTAAGCATGAGCAGATAGCAAAGATAGCGCTCTGGCGCGAAGAACATAGTAGTAATATCAGTGAGTTATTAGATAAACATGTTATCGCAGTCGCTAGCGATAGTGAGCTGAATGTAGATGTGCCAGTGCTCGATCTGAATAATCCGGAGCAGATCGCTGACTTCATTATTAACTGGTTAATACTATTTTCCAGGAAGGCAAATACGGAGAGAATAATCAGCATGTGA
- the dsbA gene encoding thiol:disulfide interchange protein DsbA produces MKKIWFAFVGLVLAFSASAAQFSDGQQYITLDKPVTGEPQVLEFFSFYCPHCYEFERVYHVSDTVKKNLPENVKVTKYHVEFLGGDMGKTITQAWAVAIALGVEDKVTAPIFEGVQKTQTITDPASLKDTFVKAAGIKPEDYDAAWNSFVVKSLVAQQEKAAVDVDLRGVPAMFVNGKYMVNNGGLDTSSMDNYVQQYANVVKFLVAQK; encoded by the coding sequence ATGAAAAAGATTTGGTTTGCGTTCGTTGGTTTAGTTCTGGCGTTTAGCGCTTCTGCTGCACAGTTTTCTGATGGACAGCAATACATCACCCTTGATAAACCTGTGACGGGCGAACCTCAGGTGCTGGAGTTTTTCTCGTTTTACTGCCCCCACTGCTATGAATTCGAACGCGTCTATCATGTTAGCGATACCGTGAAGAAGAACCTTCCTGAAAACGTCAAGGTAACAAAGTACCACGTTGAGTTTCTGGGGGGCGATATGGGTAAAACCATTACTCAAGCTTGGGCTGTTGCCATTGCGCTGGGAGTCGAAGATAAGGTTACAGCACCTATTTTTGAAGGCGTTCAAAAAACTCAAACCATCACCGATCCAGCCAGTCTGAAAGACACCTTTGTGAAAGCTGCGGGCATCAAGCCGGAAGATTATGATGCAGCCTGGAATAGCTTTGTCGTTAAGTCACTGGTTGCTCAGCAGGAAAAGGCAGCAGTTGATGTTGACTTACGTGGCGTGCCGGCGATGTTTGTGAACGGCAAATATATGGTAAATAACGGTGGTTTAGACACCAGCTCTATGGATAATTACGTTCAGCAATATGCTAACGTTGTTAAGTTTCTCGTAGCGCAAAAGTAA
- the yihI gene encoding Der GTPase-activating protein YihI, producing MKQPARAPQGKTAAPKAKRKASREDLNQQARERKHEKKHRGNASGSRANPAVQEQKNTQARKVKDPRIGSKKPIPLGVEEPVTKPVKVKTEKVEKKPVLSPQEELTQLENSERLDALLDRLENGEVLAAEDQAWLDQTLDRIDVLMEQLGIELGDDTEDEEAEEDMYRLLKGGN from the coding sequence ATGAAGCAACCTGCACGAGCGCCGCAGGGTAAGACTGCCGCGCCAAAAGCCAAACGTAAAGCATCGCGTGAAGACCTGAACCAGCAAGCCCGCGAACGTAAGCATGAAAAGAAACACCGGGGGAATGCCTCCGGTAGCCGCGCTAACCCCGCGGTTCAGGAGCAAAAAAATACACAAGCTCGCAAGGTGAAAGATCCGCGTATTGGCAGTAAAAAACCGATCCCTCTGGGTGTGGAAGAGCCGGTAACGAAACCCGTTAAGGTGAAAACCGAGAAGGTGGAGAAAAAACCGGTGCTTAGCCCACAGGAAGAGCTGACGCAGCTGGAAAACAGCGAGAGGCTGGATGCATTGCTTGATCGCCTGGAAAATGGTGAAGTCCTTGCGGCCGAAGATCAGGCATGGCTGGATCAGACGTTGGACCGAATTGATGTTCTGATGGAACAGTTAGGCATTGAATTAGGCGATGATACTGAAGATGAAGAAGCTGAAGAAGATATGTACCGCTTGCTAAAAGGTGGAAACTGA
- the glnG gene encoding nitrogen regulation protein NR(I), with translation MQRGIVWIVDDDSSIRWVLERALTGAGLSCATFDSGNDVLEALASKTPDVLLSDIRMPGMDGLALLKQIKQRHPMLPVIIMTAHSDLDAAVSAYQQGAFDYLPKPFDIDEAVALVERAISHYQEQQQPRNQPVSGPTTDIIGEAPAMQDVFRIIGRLSRSSISVLINGESGTGKELVAHALHRHSPRAKSPFIALNMAAIPKDLIESELFGHEKGAFTGANQIRQGRFEQADGGTLFLDEIGDMPLDVQTRLLRVLADGQFYRVGGYAPVKVDVRIIAATHQNLEMRVQEGKFREDLFHRLNVIRVHLPPLRERREDIPRLARYFLQVAARELGVEAKILHPETETALTRLHWSGNVRQLENTCRWLTVMAAGQEVLIQDLPPELFESTTPDNPVQSLPDSWATLLAQWADRALRSGHQNLLSEAQPEMERTLLTTALRHTQGHKQEAARLLGWGRNTLTRKLKELGME, from the coding sequence ATGCAACGAGGGATAGTTTGGATCGTCGATGACGATAGTTCCATCCGCTGGGTACTTGAACGTGCGCTCACGGGAGCGGGTTTAAGCTGCGCCACATTTGACAGCGGTAATGATGTACTGGAGGCGCTCGCGAGTAAAACTCCAGATGTTTTATTATCAGACATTCGCATGCCGGGTATGGATGGCCTCGCATTACTTAAGCAGATTAAGCAGCGTCATCCAATGCTTCCGGTCATCATAATGACCGCACATTCCGATCTGGATGCGGCCGTCAGTGCTTATCAGCAAGGTGCCTTTGATTACCTGCCAAAGCCGTTTGATATTGATGAAGCGGTGGCGCTGGTTGAACGTGCTATTAGCCATTATCAAGAGCAGCAACAACCACGAAATCAGCCGGTCAGCGGACCCACGACTGATATCATTGGCGAAGCTCCTGCCATGCAGGATGTATTTCGCATTATTGGCCGCCTGTCCCGCTCCTCTATCAGCGTATTGATTAATGGTGAATCAGGGACGGGTAAAGAGCTGGTGGCACATGCACTGCATCGTCATAGCCCCCGCGCTAAATCCCCTTTTATCGCACTGAACATGGCTGCAATCCCGAAAGATTTGATTGAGTCAGAGCTTTTTGGTCATGAAAAAGGTGCTTTTACCGGCGCGAACCAAATTCGTCAGGGACGTTTTGAGCAGGCTGATGGCGGGACATTGTTCCTGGATGAGATTGGCGATATGCCACTTGATGTGCAGACCCGTTTATTGCGCGTGCTGGCCGATGGGCAGTTTTATCGCGTCGGCGGCTACGCTCCGGTAAAAGTGGATGTCAGGATTATTGCGGCAACGCATCAGAACCTCGAAATGCGCGTTCAGGAAGGCAAATTCCGCGAAGATTTGTTCCATCGTCTGAATGTCATTCGCGTTCATTTACCGCCGTTGCGTGAGCGTCGTGAGGATATTCCACGGCTGGCGCGCTATTTCCTCCAGGTTGCCGCGCGTGAACTTGGCGTGGAAGCTAAAATTCTACATCCGGAAACGGAAACGGCGCTAACCCGGCTTCACTGGTCCGGTAATGTTCGTCAGTTAGAAAATACCTGTCGCTGGCTCACAGTGATGGCTGCGGGCCAGGAAGTCTTGATTCAGGATCTTCCACCAGAGTTATTTGAGAGTACAACCCCCGATAACCCGGTTCAGTCATTACCAGATAGTTGGGCAACTTTACTCGCTCAGTGGGCCGATCGCGCACTGCGTTCCGGGCATCAGAACCTGCTTTCTGAAGCACAACCGGAGATGGAAAGAACCCTTTTGACCACTGCTCTGCGACATACACAAGGCCATAAACAGGAGGCTGCGCGTTTGCTGGGCTGGGGGCGCAATACCCTGACGCGCAAGCTGAAAGAACTGGGAATGGAGTAA
- the mobA gene encoding molybdenum cofactor guanylyltransferase MobA encodes MSLQQQEITGIILAGGRGSRMNGEDKGLISLNGVPLYHHVLQRLQPQVKQTLISANRNITRYQESGCLVVSDIHPDFAGPLAGILASLRAIDTEWAAFVSCDTPFIPLDLITRLWSAKRQAKAVWVRNDNNDHPTLSIIHHSVADRLEQELSQGHGRLMLFLQQIGGHAVIFDDDPQVFINMNTPDDMKFYQENH; translated from the coding sequence ATGTCCTTACAACAGCAGGAGATAACAGGCATTATTCTTGCCGGTGGCCGTGGCAGCAGAATGAATGGTGAAGACAAAGGGCTCATTTCATTAAACGGAGTACCTCTCTATCATCATGTTTTACAGCGACTGCAACCCCAGGTAAAGCAGACATTGATTAGCGCTAATAGGAATATCACACGTTATCAGGAAAGCGGCTGTCTTGTGGTTTCAGATATTCATCCAGATTTCGCAGGCCCCTTAGCTGGTATACTGGCATCGCTGCGTGCGATCGATACTGAATGGGCTGCATTCGTATCGTGTGATACACCTTTCATTCCCCTGGATTTGATCACACGCCTGTGGAGCGCTAAAAGACAGGCAAAAGCCGTTTGGGTGCGAAATGACAATAATGATCATCCTACGCTATCAATTATCCATCACAGCGTTGCCGACAGATTAGAACAGGAACTTTCACAAGGCCACGGTAGACTAATGCTATTTCTACAGCAAATCGGTGGACACGCCGTTATTTTTGACGATGATCCCCAGGTTTTTATCAATATGAATACGCCTGATGATATGAAATTTTATCAGGAGAACCATTAA
- a CDS encoding YihD family protein, which produces MKNHRLNELVSLLQPAWQKESDLNLLQFLQKLANESGFTGPMTELTDDILIYHLKMRDAEKTDAIPGLKKDYEVDFKTALLRARGVIKD; this is translated from the coding sequence ATGAAAAACCACCGTCTTAATGAATTAGTCTCTCTTCTTCAGCCTGCATGGCAAAAAGAATCGGATCTAAACCTGCTGCAATTTTTACAGAAACTGGCCAATGAGTCAGGTTTTACTGGCCCAATGACTGAATTGACGGATGATATCCTAATCTATCATTTGAAAATGCGTGATGCTGAAAAGACCGACGCTATCCCCGGACTTAAAAAGGATTATGAAGTGGATTTTAAAACGGCACTATTGCGTGCACGTGGTGTGATTAAGGATTAA
- the polA gene encoding DNA polymerase I: protein MAQIAENPLILVDGSSYLYRAYHAFPPLTNSAGEPTGAMYGVLNMLRSLLLQYKPSHVAVVFDAKGKTFRDELFEHYKSHRPPMPDDLRAQIEPLHKMVTAMGLPLLAVTGVEADDVIGTLALQAEQQGRAVLISTGDKDMAQLVTPNVTLINTMNNAILGPEEVKEKYGIPPALIIDFLALMGDSSDNIPGVPGVGEKTAQALLQGLGGIQTIYENLDKVADLSFRGAKTMSTKLEQNKEVAFLSYQLATIKTDVELDVTCDTLNVNEPAIEELSALFRHYEFKRWTTDLEEGVWLQGKKSGASVTKSVVKSIEQQPNEAEINSILSSDGYATILDEQTFEIWLEKLKVSDVFAFDLETDSLDTISANIIGLSFAVAPGEAAYLPVAHDYLDAPAQLDRNAVLARLKPLLEDEKALKVGQNLKFDRGVLKSADIELRGIRFDTMLESYMLNSVVGKHDMDSLASRWLNHKTVTFEEIAGKGKNQLTFNQIALEQAAHYAAEDADVTLQLHLKMWPELEKEQGPRAVFDTIEMPLVTVISRVERNGVLIDQGILATHSKELTIRLAELEQKAHELAGEPFNLSSPKQLQTILFEKQGIKPTKKTPGGAPSTSEEVLAELALDYPLPKIILEHRGLSKLKSTYTDKLPLMINPHTGRVHTSYHQAVTATGRLSSSDPNLQNIPVRNEEGRRIRQAFIASKGHRIIAADYSQIELRIMAHLSQDKGLLTAFAEGKDIHQATAAEVFSISLDKVTHEQRRSAKAINFGLIYGMSAFGLSRQLNIGAGEAKKYMDLYFERYPGVLQYMESTRQQASEQGYVSTLDGRRLYLPDINASNAMRRKAAERAAINAPMQGTAADIIKRAMIAVDGWLEMQKTTDVKMIMQVHDELVFEVKEEAVERASQQIRSLMEGCMKLDVPLRVDVGVGDNWDQAH, encoded by the coding sequence ATGGCACAAATTGCAGAAAACCCGCTGATTCTGGTAGATGGCTCCTCGTATCTCTACCGTGCATACCATGCATTTCCCCCGTTAACTAACAGCGCGGGGGAACCGACTGGCGCTATGTATGGCGTGCTTAACATGCTACGCAGCCTTTTGCTGCAATATAAGCCAAGCCATGTTGCGGTCGTGTTTGATGCAAAAGGTAAAACCTTTCGCGATGAACTTTTCGAGCATTACAAGTCACATCGTCCACCGATGCCCGATGACTTACGGGCACAAATAGAACCTCTGCACAAAATGGTTACGGCGATGGGATTGCCATTGTTAGCCGTTACTGGCGTTGAAGCGGACGATGTGATTGGCACCCTTGCGCTGCAAGCAGAGCAACAAGGGCGTGCCGTATTGATCAGCACCGGTGATAAAGACATGGCCCAGTTAGTTACCCCAAATGTCACGCTGATTAATACCATGAACAACGCTATCCTTGGCCCGGAAGAGGTTAAGGAAAAATATGGTATTCCACCGGCGTTAATTATCGACTTCCTCGCTCTGATGGGCGACTCCTCCGATAATATTCCCGGTGTGCCCGGTGTGGGTGAAAAGACTGCGCAGGCTTTATTACAGGGGCTTGGTGGGATCCAAACAATCTACGAGAACCTTGATAAAGTGGCCGATCTCTCTTTCCGTGGGGCGAAAACCATGTCCACCAAACTGGAACAGAATAAAGAGGTCGCGTTTCTTTCTTATCAACTTGCAACGATCAAGACAGACGTCGAACTGGATGTCACCTGTGACACTCTCAACGTCAATGAACCCGCGATTGAAGAGTTATCCGCGCTTTTCAGGCATTACGAGTTCAAACGCTGGACCACGGATTTGGAAGAGGGTGTATGGTTGCAGGGGAAAAAAAGCGGGGCTTCTGTAACAAAGTCGGTAGTGAAAAGCATCGAACAGCAACCAAATGAAGCAGAAATAAACAGTATCCTTTCATCTGATGGCTATGCCACCATCCTTGATGAGCAAACGTTTGAAATATGGCTTGAGAAGCTGAAAGTGAGTGATGTTTTTGCTTTTGACCTTGAAACCGATTCGCTGGATACCATCAGTGCAAACATTATCGGCTTGTCGTTTGCGGTGGCGCCTGGTGAAGCAGCCTATTTACCGGTGGCTCATGACTATCTGGATGCACCCGCGCAACTCGATCGTAATGCGGTACTGGCGCGTCTAAAACCGCTGTTGGAAGATGAAAAAGCCTTAAAAGTAGGGCAAAACCTGAAGTTTGATCGCGGTGTACTAAAGAGCGCGGATATTGAGCTCCGGGGCATTCGGTTTGATACCATGCTGGAATCATACATGCTCAATAGCGTTGTGGGTAAACATGATATGGATAGCCTGGCTTCACGCTGGCTTAACCATAAGACGGTGACCTTCGAAGAGATTGCTGGAAAAGGTAAAAATCAGCTGACCTTTAATCAGATAGCGCTGGAGCAGGCGGCACATTACGCCGCAGAAGATGCGGACGTGACGTTACAGCTGCATTTGAAAATGTGGCCAGAGCTGGAAAAAGAGCAGGGGCCAAGGGCCGTGTTTGACACGATCGAAATGCCGCTGGTTACCGTGATCTCTCGCGTTGAACGTAACGGTGTACTTATTGATCAGGGCATTCTGGCCACGCATTCTAAAGAGCTAACCATCCGGCTTGCGGAACTTGAGCAGAAAGCACATGAGCTGGCTGGCGAGCCGTTTAATCTTTCATCACCTAAACAGTTACAAACTATTTTGTTTGAAAAACAGGGCATCAAACCAACTAAAAAGACGCCGGGTGGTGCTCCATCAACCAGCGAAGAAGTTTTAGCCGAACTGGCACTTGATTACCCCTTACCAAAAATCATCCTTGAGCATCGTGGTTTGTCCAAGTTGAAATCTACTTACACCGATAAACTACCGCTGATGATTAACCCGCATACTGGCCGCGTGCATACTTCTTATCATCAGGCCGTAACAGCTACCGGGCGTTTGTCTTCAAGCGATCCAAATCTGCAAAACATTCCTGTGCGCAATGAAGAAGGACGCCGTATTCGTCAGGCATTCATTGCATCAAAGGGCCATCGTATTATTGCGGCAGACTACTCGCAGATTGAATTGCGCATTATGGCGCATTTGTCACAGGACAAAGGGTTACTCACGGCATTTGCCGAAGGTAAAGACATCCACCAGGCTACTGCAGCAGAAGTGTTTAGTATTTCGCTGGATAAAGTGACTCATGAGCAGCGCCGCAGTGCTAAAGCCATTAACTTTGGTTTGATTTACGGAATGAGTGCTTTTGGTCTTTCACGGCAGTTGAATATTGGCGCGGGTGAGGCGAAAAAGTATATGGACCTCTATTTTGAGCGGTATCCTGGCGTATTGCAGTATATGGAAAGTACACGGCAGCAAGCTTCTGAGCAGGGTTATGTTTCTACCCTTGATGGGCGTCGTCTCTATTTACCTGATATTAACGCCAGCAACGCTATGCGGCGTAAAGCGGCTGAACGTGCGGCAATTAATGCGCCGATGCAGGGCACGGCGGCGGACATTATCAAACGGGCCATGATTGCCGTTGATGGCTGGCTGGAGATGCAGAAGACGACTGATGTGAAAATGATCATGCAAGTGCATGACGAGTTGGTGTTTGAGGTAAAGGAAGAGGCGGTGGAAAGGGCAAGTCAGCAAATTCGGTCGTTAATGGAAGGCTGTATGAAACTTGATGTGCCATTACGTGTGGATGTTGGCGTTGGTGATAACTGGGATCAGGCGCACTAA
- a CDS encoding serine/threonine protein kinase: protein MTIPAFNFQTLNPDTIIDALWDTGLRVESGLTALNSYENRVYQFSDEDKKRYVVKFYRPQRWTLEQIEEEHQFSVELVEDDVPIAAPIMLQDKRLHQHEGFWFAIFPSLGGRQYETDNYDHMEWVGRFIGRIHQTGRKKRFTERPTIGLKEYVIEPRQILEATPLIPKSLKIKLLESLDRLIDTLQRCWHTNWAPLRLHGDCHPGNILWRDGPLFVDLDDARNGPAIQDLWMLVNGERQEQRLQWDILLEAYAEFSDFDPHELSLIEPLRAMRMVYYLAWIVRRWQDPAFPRSFPWMTDEDFWRRQISIFNEQDKLLQEPPLQLIPAF, encoded by the coding sequence ATGACAATACCAGCCTTCAACTTTCAGACGTTAAATCCTGATACGATTATTGATGCGTTATGGGATACGGGCTTACGCGTAGAGTCGGGTCTAACGGCGCTCAACAGTTATGAAAACCGCGTTTATCAGTTTTCAGATGAAGACAAGAAACGTTATGTGGTGAAGTTCTACCGGCCTCAACGTTGGACGCTGGAGCAGATCGAAGAAGAGCATCAATTTTCCGTTGAGTTGGTTGAAGACGATGTCCCGATAGCAGCCCCTATAATGCTACAGGACAAAAGATTACATCAACATGAAGGATTCTGGTTTGCCATATTCCCAAGCCTTGGTGGGCGACAGTATGAGACCGATAACTACGATCATATGGAATGGGTCGGGCGTTTCATTGGGCGAATCCACCAAACGGGTAGAAAAAAACGTTTTACAGAGCGTCCGACTATTGGCTTAAAAGAGTATGTGATCGAACCTCGACAGATATTGGAAGCGACGCCACTGATCCCTAAGTCGCTAAAAATTAAACTGTTGGAAAGCCTTGACCGCCTGATCGATACATTGCAGAGGTGTTGGCATACCAACTGGGCTCCACTGCGTTTGCACGGCGATTGCCATCCCGGGAATATTCTGTGGCGCGATGGGCCACTTTTTGTTGATTTAGATGATGCGCGTAACGGTCCGGCGATTCAGGATCTGTGGATGCTGGTGAATGGTGAACGTCAGGAGCAACGCCTTCAATGGGATATTTTGCTGGAGGCGTATGCCGAATTTAGTGATTTTGACCCACATGAATTGTCACTGATTGAACCTTTACGTGCCATGCGTATGGTTTATTATCTTGCCTGGATTGTTCGCCGCTGGCAGGATCCTGCGTTTCCGAGAAGTTTTCCCTGGATGACAGATGAGGATTTCTGGCGCAGACAGATTTCCATTTTTAATGAGCAAGATAAACTGTTGCAGGAACCGCCACTGCAGTTAATTCCTGCGTTTTGA
- the hemN gene encoding oxygen-independent coproporphyrinogen III oxidase encodes MSLPLIEWDLDLIQKYNYSGPRYTSYPTALEFNEGYGEDAFLLAAKRYPDRPLSLYVHIPFCHRLCYFCGCNKIVTRQQQKADQYLDVLEQEIRARAPLFANRTVSQMHWGGGTPTYLDKKQITRLTGLLRECFHFSADAELSIEVDPREIELDVLDHLRVEGFNRLSMGVQDFNKQVQELVNRVQDEDFIFALIKRARDLGFSSTNIDLIYGLPKQTPESFAFTLKKVVELGPDRLSVFNYAHLPELFAAQRKIKDADLPDARQKLDILQQTIATLTREGYQFIGMDHFARPDDELAIAQRSGLLHRNFQGYTTQGDSDLLGMGVSAISMVGDSYAQNRKVLKEYYASVSAQGNALWRGLALTSDDCLRRDVIKTLICNFSLDYAAIEAQWQIDFVDYFAEDLALLAPLIKDGLVQCHQEGLRVTPKGRLLIRNICMCFDSYLRQKARIQQFSRVI; translated from the coding sequence ATGTCACTGCCACTCATTGAATGGGACCTCGATCTCATTCAGAAGTACAATTATTCCGGCCCACGTTATACCTCCTATCCCACCGCGCTTGAATTTAATGAAGGCTATGGCGAAGATGCTTTCTTGCTGGCGGCAAAACGTTATCCCGATCGTCCGCTCTCGCTTTACGTGCATATCCCTTTTTGTCACCGGCTCTGCTATTTCTGTGGATGTAATAAAATTGTTACGCGCCAACAGCAAAAAGCCGATCAATACCTTGATGTGCTTGAACAAGAGATTCGCGCGCGCGCGCCGCTATTTGCCAACCGTACCGTTTCACAGATGCATTGGGGCGGCGGTACGCCAACTTACCTGGACAAAAAGCAGATTACCCGCCTGACAGGTTTATTGCGTGAGTGCTTCCATTTTAGTGCTGACGCCGAGCTATCGATTGAAGTCGATCCGCGCGAAATTGAGCTGGATGTGCTCGACCATCTTCGCGTTGAAGGATTTAACCGCTTGAGCATGGGCGTGCAGGACTTTAACAAGCAGGTTCAGGAGCTGGTCAATCGGGTTCAGGACGAAGACTTTATCTTTGCGCTCATTAAGCGCGCCCGCGACCTTGGCTTTAGCTCAACCAATATCGATCTGATTTACGGATTGCCCAAGCAGACGCCAGAAAGTTTTGCATTTACCCTGAAAAAGGTCGTTGAGCTTGGCCCCGATCGTTTGAGCGTATTTAACTACGCACATTTACCTGAATTGTTTGCGGCTCAGCGTAAAATTAAAGATGCAGACTTGCCTGATGCTCGGCAAAAGCTTGATATTTTACAGCAAACAATCGCTACGCTGACGCGCGAAGGCTACCAGTTTATCGGTATGGATCACTTTGCCCGGCCTGATGACGAACTGGCGATTGCGCAACGTTCGGGATTATTACATCGTAATTTTCAAGGATATACCACACAGGGTGATAGCGACTTGTTGGGGATGGGTGTGTCCGCGATCAGCATGGTGGGTGACAGCTACGCGCAAAATCGGAAGGTGCTAAAAGAGTATTACGCCAGCGTCAGTGCGCAAGGCAATGCGCTGTGGCGCGGCCTTGCATTGACCTCTGATGATTGCCTGCGGCGGGATGTTATCAAGACGCTTATCTGCAATTTTTCGCTGGATTACGCTGCCATAGAGGCGCAATGGCAGATCGATTTTGTGGACTATTTTGCCGAAGATTTAGCGCTACTTGCGCCATTGATTAAAGACGGGCTGGTTCAATGCCACCAGGAAGGCCTTCGGGTAACGCCTAAGGGCCGTTTATTAATCAGGAATATCTGTATGTGCTTTGATAGCTATCTGCGCCAGAAGGCGCGGATACAGCAGTTTTCACGCGTCATCTAA
- the yihA gene encoding ribosome biogenesis GTP-binding protein YihA/YsxC, protein MSGWNYHVTHFVTSAPDIRHLPADTGIEVAFAGRSNAGKSSALNTLTNQKSLARTSKTPGRTQLINLFEVEEGVRLVDLPGYGYAQVPEEMKKKWQRALAEYLQKRNCLKGLVILMDIRHPLKDLDQSMVQWAVQSSIPVLILLTKADKLASGARKSQLNMVREASMAFMGDVQVELFSSLKKIGVDKLRQKLDSWYSEIPPATEEDYIVEE, encoded by the coding sequence TTGTCTGGCTGGAATTATCACGTTACCCATTTTGTCACCAGCGCCCCGGATATTCGCCATCTTCCTGCCGATACCGGCATTGAAGTGGCGTTTGCTGGCCGTTCGAACGCCGGTAAATCCAGCGCGCTGAATACACTAACTAACCAAAAAAGCCTTGCGCGTACCAGTAAAACCCCGGGACGGACGCAGTTGATCAACTTATTTGAAGTTGAAGAGGGCGTACGCCTCGTGGATCTGCCTGGTTATGGTTACGCTCAGGTCCCCGAAGAGATGAAGAAGAAGTGGCAACGTGCACTGGCGGAATATCTGCAAAAGCGCAATTGCCTCAAAGGCCTGGTGATATTGATGGACATTCGCCACCCGCTAAAAGACCTCGATCAATCGATGGTTCAGTGGGCGGTACAAAGCAGTATTCCCGTTCTGATATTACTAACCAAAGCCGATAAGCTGGCTTCTGGCGCACGAAAAAGTCAGCTGAATATGGTGCGTGAAGCGTCTATGGCATTTATGGGTGATGTACAGGTCGAGTTATTTTCATCGTTGAAAAAGATCGGCGTGGATAAGCTGCGTCAAAAACTGGACAGCTGGTATAGCGAGATCCCACCCGCAACAGAAGAAGATTACATCGTAGAAGAGTAA